A section of the Neorhodopirellula lusitana genome encodes:
- a CDS encoding PVC-type heme-binding CxxCH protein, whose translation MMPRLLARILVCTALLAVSPPAIAENADGIKIVNLKGANLDLMNNHDPESERENFELLPGYQVNLFASDPMLANPVHMQWDSRGRLWVACSWAYPQLKPGEKANDKIIILEDTDDDGVADKSTVFADGLYLPTGIELANGGCFVAQSPDVFFLKDTDGDDVADVKELVLTGFGIEDSHHSISAWRRGPGGWIYFQEGIFLHSQVETQHGVVRNFNGGVYQLNPRTQELRMFCRGTGGNPWGHVFDRWGQSFMVNNPRIMYLSPASGNSGEAVRIRELIKTDKQCGGDLATGTHIADDLRGQLLTGRFKSRMVVRYEFIENGAGFSCNVLPPLMTSKHPNFRPVDVKVGPRGAIYVADWYNSIINHANHDFRDPRRDHEHGRIWRITHKERPLTPKPVLMDRSIESLVDQLQSPETWTRHQARKELSERDPDKVLAAAENWIDQLDPNDTAHDHHLVEAMWACQNVERVSEKILTQVLNAKDGHARSAGARTLRYWHDQLSDPISLIAKTASDPFPRTRMEGVLSAGFIPQADALTAALQSLDHPGDPILDQALPQTMKALESLWRPALEAGTLSFADPAHRQYVQRDAGIGLDESIADLFQNQSPTDKEIAGIQAQLIRIGTESDVQLVLNEITKGNANRAEPTTVAMLETLEQLARSKWPRNLHRRMRALGGLLDHKNKQIAVLAARNLGEWKMAGRKELALLDDSSLDAYLRQTLAISLAKTSPKYGGALAKLAEGSDTKDGDAAEGDAQNGDTQIRSAAIMGLAYTDLNRATEIASNLFTHDLQDVDPVPIVRAILKQQNGATQLASSLENVDIHPAVKAKVSQYHRMSGKLPNNLAERFQPSTTQVSLSAQLLAEDQDQLTQDVVNQGDAARGEMIFRRKALSCVNCHAIGPAGPTIGPNLVAVGSASKPGYLVESILKPNAAIAEHYENRMFLLADGSIQTGIVTFQNEHEFVVRDAAEGGKEVRLDVEEIEFERAQPSAMPAGLADQLGNRTEFLDLAKFMTVLGTPGDFANDESPVIRRWRLTAANQDAPIPSKDATWIPQYSKVNGELPAIDFPTADKVFARGEFNVLVGGKLQLDVNDTSGLKLWIDDQPTESATAPMDLAPGLHSLTFAIDTTVRKDVGLRVELKAIDRQVKFQPQGGQ comes from the coding sequence ATGATGCCACGTCTTCTTGCTCGCATTTTGGTTTGCACTGCGTTGCTAGCCGTCTCACCACCCGCCATCGCGGAAAACGCTGACGGGATTAAGATCGTCAACTTGAAGGGTGCGAACCTGGATTTGATGAACAATCATGATCCCGAGTCCGAGCGTGAAAATTTTGAGTTACTTCCCGGCTACCAAGTCAATCTGTTCGCGTCGGATCCGATGCTGGCGAATCCAGTTCACATGCAGTGGGATTCCCGAGGTCGGCTATGGGTTGCCTGTTCGTGGGCCTATCCGCAGCTCAAACCGGGCGAAAAAGCGAACGACAAGATCATCATTCTGGAAGACACCGACGATGACGGTGTGGCGGACAAGTCGACCGTGTTCGCCGATGGACTGTACCTGCCGACCGGAATCGAACTGGCCAACGGGGGCTGCTTTGTCGCTCAATCACCCGACGTTTTCTTTCTAAAGGACACCGACGGTGACGATGTCGCCGACGTCAAAGAACTGGTGTTGACCGGCTTTGGAATTGAGGACAGTCACCACTCGATTAGCGCGTGGCGTCGCGGTCCCGGCGGCTGGATCTATTTCCAAGAAGGCATTTTCCTTCACTCCCAAGTGGAGACCCAACACGGGGTGGTCCGCAACTTCAATGGCGGCGTTTACCAACTCAATCCACGCACCCAAGAACTGCGAATGTTCTGTCGCGGGACAGGCGGCAACCCGTGGGGACACGTCTTCGATCGTTGGGGCCAATCATTCATGGTCAACAACCCCCGCATCATGTACCTGTCCCCCGCGTCGGGCAACAGCGGCGAAGCGGTACGCATCCGCGAGCTGATCAAGACGGACAAACAATGCGGTGGCGATCTCGCGACGGGCACCCACATCGCCGACGACCTACGCGGCCAACTGTTAACCGGCCGCTTCAAAAGCCGGATGGTGGTGCGATACGAATTCATTGAAAACGGCGCCGGTTTCTCATGCAATGTGCTGCCGCCGTTGATGACATCCAAGCACCCGAACTTCCGCCCCGTTGATGTGAAGGTCGGCCCCCGTGGTGCCATCTATGTGGCCGATTGGTACAACTCGATCATCAACCATGCCAACCACGACTTCCGTGATCCAAGACGAGATCACGAGCATGGTCGCATTTGGCGGATCACTCACAAAGAACGACCTTTGACGCCCAAGCCGGTCCTGATGGATCGTTCGATTGAGTCGCTGGTGGATCAACTGCAAAGCCCCGAAACCTGGACGCGACACCAAGCTCGGAAAGAGTTAAGCGAGCGTGACCCCGACAAAGTTCTGGCCGCTGCCGAAAACTGGATTGACCAACTCGACCCCAACGACACCGCGCACGACCATCACCTCGTGGAAGCGATGTGGGCGTGCCAAAACGTGGAACGAGTCAGCGAAAAGATTTTGACGCAAGTCCTCAACGCCAAGGATGGCCATGCCCGTTCGGCCGGCGCACGCACCCTACGGTATTGGCACGATCAGTTGTCAGACCCGATCAGCTTGATCGCCAAAACGGCCAGCGATCCATTCCCCCGCACACGAATGGAAGGCGTACTTTCGGCCGGTTTTATCCCGCAAGCCGACGCGTTGACAGCGGCCCTGCAATCGCTCGACCATCCCGGTGACCCAATCCTCGATCAAGCACTCCCCCAAACGATGAAGGCACTGGAAAGCCTCTGGCGTCCCGCTCTCGAAGCCGGCACGCTGTCGTTCGCCGATCCAGCTCATCGCCAGTACGTTCAAAGAGATGCTGGCATTGGCCTGGATGAAAGCATCGCCGACCTCTTCCAAAACCAGTCTCCGACTGACAAAGAAATCGCCGGCATTCAAGCACAGCTGATCCGTATCGGAACCGAATCCGACGTGCAGCTGGTTTTGAACGAGATCACCAAGGGCAACGCAAACCGCGCGGAACCGACCACGGTTGCGATGCTAGAAACCTTGGAACAATTAGCACGATCGAAGTGGCCCAGAAACCTCCATCGCCGCATGCGTGCACTCGGTGGACTGCTAGATCACAAGAACAAGCAAATCGCTGTTTTGGCCGCTCGCAACTTAGGCGAATGGAAAATGGCTGGCAGGAAAGAACTGGCCCTGCTGGACGACTCCTCACTCGATGCCTACCTCCGACAAACGCTCGCCATTTCACTGGCCAAGACCAGCCCGAAGTACGGCGGTGCGTTGGCGAAACTTGCCGAAGGAAGTGATACTAAAGACGGAGATGCCGCAGAGGGTGATGCCCAAAACGGTGACACCCAAATTCGATCGGCCGCCATCATGGGTCTCGCGTATACCGACCTGAACCGCGCCACCGAAATCGCCAGCAACCTGTTCACGCATGACCTGCAAGACGTGGATCCCGTCCCGATCGTGCGGGCGATTCTGAAACAACAAAACGGAGCAACGCAACTTGCTAGCTCGCTAGAGAACGTCGACATCCATCCGGCCGTGAAAGCAAAGGTTTCCCAATACCACCGTATGTCCGGCAAGCTTCCCAACAACCTTGCCGAGCGTTTTCAACCGTCCACCACCCAAGTTTCACTCAGTGCCCAACTGTTGGCGGAAGACCAAGACCAGTTGACCCAAGACGTTGTCAACCAAGGCGACGCGGCGCGAGGCGAAATGATTTTTCGCCGCAAAGCACTGTCCTGCGTCAACTGCCACGCGATTGGCCCCGCGGGACCCACGATCGGACCAAACCTCGTTGCGGTGGGCTCGGCATCGAAACCCGGCTACTTGGTCGAATCCATTTTGAAGCCGAATGCCGCGATCGCCGAGCACTACGAAAACCGAATGTTCTTGCTCGCCGACGGTTCAATCCAAACTGGAATCGTGACCTTCCAAAACGAACACGAGTTCGTGGTCCGTGACGCAGCCGAGGGCGGCAAGGAAGTGCGGCTGGACGTCGAGGAAATCGAGTTCGAACGGGCTCAACCATCCGCGATGCCGGCAGGCCTGGCTGACCAATTAGGCAATCGCACTGAGTTCCTCGACCTCGCCAAATTCATGACCGTTCTTGGCACGCCAGGCGATTTCGCGAACGACGAAAGCCCTGTCATTCGTCGCTGGCGATTGACCGCAGCCAATCAAGACGCCCCAATCCCTAGTAAGGATGCCACGTGGATTCCGCAATACAGCAAAGTGAACGGCGAGCTGCCCGCAATTGATTTCCCAACTGCCGACAAAGTGTTTGCCCGCGGCGAGTTCAACGTTCTAGTCGGTGGCAAGCTGCAATTGGACGTGAACGACACATCCGGATTGAAACTTTGGATCGACGACCAACCCACTGAAAGTGCGACAGCCCCAATGGACCTTGCACCCGGACTCCATTCCTTGACGTTCGCAATCGACACGACCGTCCGAAAAGACGTGGGTCTGCGAGTTGAGCTAAAGGCCATCGACCGACAGGTCAAGTTCCAACCCCAAGGCGGTCAATAA
- a CDS encoding SGNH/GDSL hydrolase family protein, which yields MKNIHWIIALTWVLFAPLTPLKAFAESPIRPGDHIAIVGNTFADQLRVHGYLETLLLQHSPDNPVSIRNLGWGGDMLSARDRPTNFPSERSTLSDHQTDVIIACFGMGESFAGEHALEPFRQQLTAFIASHAGQQYNGKSDVRLILVSPIACEDLGNLTPKRDQRNNDLAAYTSVMRDVADNASVPFVDLFEPSLYLMNESAGPNLTQNGIHLNPFGYWALSRSFYRQLIVDEDGQAQQPWLLRLDANAVSNESTGVAITNLQVEPSGLSFNATETSLPSLPPPTDQTLPPQLDFQRDQLVVKNLKPGTYQLTIDGHPVTTAKSNEWADGIAIDHSPAHRELEAYREAVNDKNLQFVYSWKALNQVHIVGERKRSPSGRALPNEVIEFNELAKQRDAAIRQPLPRKTRRWQLTRIKN from the coding sequence ATGAAAAACATCCACTGGATCATCGCTCTGACTTGGGTGCTTTTTGCACCGCTCACGCCACTAAAAGCGTTCGCTGAGTCACCCATTCGCCCGGGCGATCACATCGCGATTGTCGGCAACACCTTTGCCGACCAGTTACGAGTTCACGGCTACCTGGAAACGCTGTTACTACAGCACTCACCGGATAACCCGGTATCAATCCGTAACCTCGGATGGGGCGGCGACATGCTGTCCGCCCGAGATCGCCCCACAAACTTCCCGTCCGAACGAAGCACGCTTTCGGATCACCAAACCGATGTCATCATCGCCTGCTTTGGCATGGGAGAATCGTTTGCTGGCGAACACGCGTTGGAACCGTTTCGCCAACAACTCACGGCGTTCATTGCCTCCCATGCCGGCCAGCAATACAACGGGAAATCCGACGTCCGATTGATCCTCGTATCACCCATCGCTTGCGAAGACCTGGGCAACTTGACGCCTAAACGCGACCAACGAAACAACGACCTTGCCGCCTACACCAGCGTGATGCGAGACGTCGCCGACAATGCTTCAGTTCCGTTTGTCGACCTGTTCGAACCCTCGCTCTATCTGATGAATGAATCGGCCGGCCCCAACCTGACCCAAAACGGCATTCACCTGAATCCGTTCGGCTACTGGGCTCTAAGCCGATCGTTCTATCGCCAACTGATCGTCGACGAAGACGGTCAAGCTCAACAACCGTGGCTATTAAGACTCGATGCAAACGCGGTATCAAATGAATCCACCGGAGTTGCAATCACGAACCTCCAAGTCGAACCGTCTGGCCTCAGTTTTAATGCTACCGAAACCTCGCTCCCCAGCTTGCCGCCACCCACGGATCAAACTCTGCCACCACAACTGGATTTCCAGCGTGACCAACTGGTGGTAAAAAACCTCAAACCCGGCACCTATCAACTCACCATCGACGGCCATCCCGTCACAACAGCGAAATCCAACGAGTGGGCCGACGGAATCGCAATTGACCACTCACCGGCGCACCGCGAACTGGAAGCGTACCGCGAAGCAGTCAACGACAAGAACCTGCAGTTTGTCTACAGCTGGAAAGCGCTGAACCAAGTGCACATTGTCGGCGAAAGAAAACGCTCCCCCAGCGGCCGCGCGTTGCCGAACGAAGTCATCGAGTTCAACGAACTTGCTAAGCAACGCGATGCGGCCATCCGCCAACCACTGCCGCGAAAGACTCGCCGGTGGCAATTAACACGCATCAAAAACTAA
- a CDS encoding ThuA domain-containing protein, whose translation MNSLHLSPALRNTLAASIVPLILAITLAMITNNSAIAADQSKPHAVIVVGTLHYSPELTMPVFAKELERFGFRTTVVIGEGNPEQKTEDVLPGIESLADADLAIFFMRFLKLGDQEWQPIEDYLKSGKPVIGLRTASHSFKYPKDHPRFAWNEGFGQRAMGTPYIVHQTSATEVEVIDQGRSHPIMSNVTKSNWQSPGTLYLTHLDEACQPLLKGSGQGRERVLKKSFGVVNVKKHETDIVAWSWQNEWGGKVFGTSLGHPGDFAAESFVRMLVNASCWSVDQPLPDADAKISTWNIQRVDKKPKK comes from the coding sequence ATGAATTCACTGCATCTTTCGCCCGCATTGCGAAACACTCTCGCAGCGTCAATCGTGCCTCTGATCCTGGCAATCACCCTGGCTATGATCACCAACAACTCGGCAATTGCGGCGGATCAATCCAAGCCGCATGCCGTAATCGTGGTCGGCACACTGCATTACTCGCCCGAACTCACCATGCCCGTGTTTGCGAAAGAGTTGGAACGGTTTGGATTTCGTACCACCGTTGTGATTGGCGAAGGTAACCCCGAACAGAAGACAGAGGATGTCTTGCCGGGGATTGAATCGCTTGCCGATGCCGACTTAGCCATCTTCTTCATGCGTTTCTTGAAACTGGGCGACCAAGAATGGCAGCCCATTGAAGACTACCTCAAGTCGGGGAAGCCAGTCATCGGGTTACGCACCGCCAGCCACAGCTTCAAGTATCCCAAGGACCACCCACGGTTCGCCTGGAACGAGGGTTTTGGACAGCGAGCCATGGGCACTCCTTACATCGTGCATCAAACCAGTGCCACCGAAGTGGAAGTCATCGATCAGGGTCGCTCGCACCCAATCATGTCCAACGTCACGAAGTCGAATTGGCAATCGCCGGGAACACTGTACCTGACCCATTTAGACGAAGCCTGCCAGCCGCTATTGAAAGGTTCCGGGCAGGGTCGCGAACGCGTGCTCAAAAAGTCCTTTGGCGTTGTGAACGTGAAAAAGCACGAAACGGACATCGTCGCATGGTCCTGGCAAAATGAGTGGGGCGGCAAAGTGTTTGGAACATCACTCGGCCATCCTGGCGACTTCGCTGCAGAATCGTTCGTGCGCATGCTCGTGAACGCTTCGTGCTGGTCGGTCGATCAACCGTTGCCCGATGCCGATGCCAAGATTTCGACATGGAACATCCAACGAGTTGACAAGAAGCCAAAGAAGTAA
- a CDS encoding sulfatase family protein translates to MTSTSVFSPPPASQTRLGWTLFRDVLLSLAIGVGFINLASAAPAPGHPNVIVVLADDLGLGDISPTNPECKIQTPNLQRLADEGLTFLDAHTPSSVCTPTRYGLLTGRYNWRSRLARGVLSGTSKHLIPADRPTLGHLIQSAGYHTAMIGKWHLGWDWHMDGKEIDFSKPVKNGPNINGFDQYYGHCGSLDMAPYVWVDTGMPTSVPKRNEGVTKKEDPYGWYRNGPIGDDFKIDEVLPHLFDKSITYVNERAELAKNGKPFFLYLPLPAPHTPIVPVPPFKGASGINPYADFVHQVDHHVGELMDAISEAGIDENTIVFFTSDNGCSPEANFDVLAQHDHDPSAGYRGHKADIFEGGHRVPLLARWPGKIAAGTQTNAVACLTDIYSTLQSIAELPRQANGGEDGFDLSVLFQDPNATPRDSLISHSIAGRFAIRRGPWKLCLSPGSGGWSAPKDPAAIKQGLPNMQLYHLGDDPAEQTNLVDQQPEQVEMLLALLDEQVANGRCTPGPPLKNDREVIVRVKPATK, encoded by the coding sequence ATGACCTCGACTTCCGTCTTCTCACCCCCTCCTGCATCTCAAACCCGATTAGGCTGGACGCTCTTCCGCGACGTTTTACTCAGCCTGGCGATCGGCGTCGGGTTCATCAACCTAGCATCGGCCGCTCCAGCCCCCGGGCACCCGAACGTCATCGTTGTCTTGGCCGATGATCTGGGCTTGGGCGATATCTCGCCGACCAATCCAGAGTGCAAGATTCAAACCCCCAATCTGCAACGTCTCGCCGATGAAGGGCTGACCTTCCTTGACGCCCATACCCCCAGTTCCGTTTGCACACCAACCCGCTATGGATTACTGACGGGGCGATACAACTGGCGTTCCCGTTTAGCCCGCGGCGTGCTGAGCGGAACCAGCAAACACTTGATTCCAGCAGACCGGCCGACCCTTGGTCACTTGATACAATCCGCGGGATATCACACCGCGATGATTGGCAAATGGCACCTGGGATGGGACTGGCACATGGACGGCAAAGAAATTGACTTTTCAAAACCAGTGAAGAACGGCCCCAACATCAATGGCTTCGACCAATACTACGGCCATTGTGGGTCGCTCGACATGGCGCCCTACGTTTGGGTCGACACCGGAATGCCAACGTCGGTTCCCAAACGGAATGAAGGCGTAACGAAAAAAGAAGATCCCTATGGCTGGTATCGCAACGGTCCCATTGGCGATGACTTCAAGATCGACGAAGTGCTTCCCCATCTCTTCGACAAATCAATCACGTATGTTAACGAGCGAGCCGAGTTGGCTAAGAACGGCAAGCCCTTCTTTCTCTATCTGCCGCTGCCCGCGCCCCACACACCGATTGTTCCTGTGCCACCCTTCAAAGGTGCCAGCGGCATCAACCCTTACGCAGACTTTGTCCACCAAGTCGACCACCATGTTGGTGAACTGATGGACGCGATCAGCGAAGCCGGTATCGACGAGAATACGATCGTCTTCTTTACCAGCGACAACGGCTGTTCGCCGGAAGCCAACTTTGACGTCTTGGCTCAACACGATCACGATCCCAGTGCAGGCTATCGCGGTCATAAAGCCGATATTTTCGAGGGCGGACACCGTGTGCCTTTGCTCGCACGATGGCCTGGGAAGATTGCCGCGGGAACCCAAACCAATGCGGTGGCTTGCTTGACGGACATCTACTCGACCCTGCAATCCATCGCCGAGCTGCCGCGGCAGGCGAACGGTGGCGAAGACGGATTCGACCTATCGGTGCTGTTTCAAGATCCAAACGCGACTCCGCGTGATAGCCTAATCAGCCACAGCATTGCGGGACGCTTCGCGATCCGGCGTGGGCCGTGGAAGCTCTGCTTGAGTCCTGGCAGCGGCGGTTGGAGTGCGCCGAAAGACCCTGCTGCAATCAAGCAAGGTCTGCCCAACATGCAGCTCTATCATCTTGGTGATGATCCGGCGGAGCAAACCAACCTCGTCGACCAGCAACCCGAACAGGTCGAAATGTTGCTCGCGCTACTCGACGAACAAGTCGCCAACGGTCGCTGCACACCGGGCCCGCCACTAAAGAATGATCGCGAAGTCATCGTCCGCGTCAAACCAGCAACCAAATAG
- a CDS encoding sulfatase, with protein sequence MPTEFRRTCFLRCVLLFCMLFTAVDVLPAQAADRPNVLLISIDDLNDWVGCLGGHPQAITPNIDRLASLGTLFENAHCQSPVCNPSRASMMTGRYPHSTGIYFLSPDLKQAPALKGVKTMPEVFAANGYETMATGKLFHSGDRRFFDRYQPSGGFGPTPAEKISQPHGHPLWDWGAYPEEDDLMPDMKAARWAADQLSAQHEKPFFMGVGFYRPHVPMYAPQKWFDLHPLADIQLPLVRDNDRDDLSQYAVDLTNLKHVSPTHDWVTKAGQWKHAVQAYLASVSFADHCLGIVLDALQSSDYADNTIVVLFSDHGFHLGEKQRWAKRSLWEDGTRVPIIISAPGSKPNQRTDQPVELIDLFPTLLELANLPTDHSQEGQSLVPLLVNPNQEWRHPAVTSFGIGNIAIRSTRYRFIQYLDGSRELYDHDTDPHEWNNLATNPEYASIIAQHARHLPPNQQPVLPGKSTGHQAYEAANTNMTNIPSTTIDE encoded by the coding sequence ATGCCCACTGAATTTCGACGAACTTGTTTCCTGCGTTGCGTGCTGCTTTTCTGCATGCTGTTTACAGCCGTGGACGTACTCCCGGCTCAGGCCGCTGACCGACCCAACGTGTTGCTGATTTCGATCGACGATCTCAATGACTGGGTCGGTTGCCTCGGCGGACACCCGCAAGCGATCACGCCCAATATCGATCGCTTGGCGAGCCTAGGAACGCTCTTTGAAAACGCCCATTGCCAATCGCCGGTTTGCAACCCATCGCGGGCCAGCATGATGACGGGGCGTTACCCGCACTCCACGGGAATCTACTTTCTATCGCCGGATCTGAAACAGGCTCCCGCACTGAAAGGCGTCAAAACCATGCCGGAAGTCTTCGCCGCCAACGGCTACGAAACCATGGCGACCGGCAAGCTTTTCCACAGCGGTGACCGAAGATTCTTCGACCGCTATCAACCTTCCGGCGGCTTTGGCCCAACCCCCGCGGAAAAGATTTCGCAACCCCATGGGCACCCGCTCTGGGACTGGGGTGCCTATCCCGAAGAAGACGACTTGATGCCCGACATGAAAGCCGCGCGGTGGGCGGCCGATCAACTCAGTGCTCAACATGAAAAGCCATTCTTCATGGGCGTGGGGTTCTATCGTCCTCACGTGCCAATGTATGCACCGCAAAAGTGGTTCGACCTGCACCCGCTGGCGGACATCCAGCTTCCACTGGTCCGTGACAATGACCGCGACGACCTAAGCCAGTACGCGGTTGACTTAACCAATTTAAAACATGTTTCGCCAACCCACGACTGGGTCACCAAGGCAGGACAATGGAAGCATGCCGTGCAGGCTTATTTAGCCTCGGTAAGCTTCGCCGATCATTGCCTGGGAATCGTCTTGGACGCTCTTCAGTCAAGCGACTATGCCGACAACACCATCGTCGTGCTGTTTTCGGATCACGGCTTTCACTTGGGCGAAAAACAACGCTGGGCGAAACGTTCGCTCTGGGAAGACGGAACCCGCGTGCCGATCATCATTTCCGCGCCCGGCTCCAAGCCTAACCAGCGCACCGATCAACCGGTTGAACTGATCGATCTCTTTCCAACTCTACTGGAACTCGCAAACTTGCCGACCGATCACAGTCAAGAAGGACAAAGCCTCGTACCACTGCTGGTGAACCCCAATCAAGAATGGCGTCACCCCGCTGTCACCAGTTTCGGCATCGGAAACATCGCAATTCGATCGACCCGGTATCGGTTCATTCAATACCTCGATGGGTCGCGTGAACTGTACGATCACGACACCGATCCCCACGAATGGAACAACCTAGCTACGAATCCCGAATACGCCAGCATCATCGCCCAACACGCCCGGCACCTGCCCCCGAACCAGCAACCAGTCCTGCCCGGCAAGTCGACTGGCCACCAAGCCTATGAAGCGGCAAACACGAACATGACAAACATCCCATCGACAACGATCGACGAGTAG
- a CDS encoding sulfatase family protein, with protein MKKSTIVAGFVLLFALCVTREAQAVKPPNIVIILSDDQGWTDYSFMGHDAIQTPNLDKLAKQSVTFRNGHVPTALCRPSLTTLITGLYSHQTGITGNDPAGTPANLAHGIRTGLDVREMLISNIDKHPTLPRMLADQGYTSFQSGKWWEGSYQRGGFTHGMTRGFPEPGGRHGDDGLQIGREGMQPVFDFLDSATDSEDPFFLWYAPILPHTPHNPPQRILEKYQTEGRPQPIAAYYAMCDWFDETCGQLLDRLEEKGIANDTIVVYVTDNGWIQNPNGGGFLARSKRSPYEGGTRTPIMFRWPDKFSPVDRPELCSSIDIVPTLLAAAGADIPQNLPGLNLLPNLKEGTPIKRNMLFGETFAHDIADIEKPEASLLYRWVIRDQDKLLITYDGATGRMKYPPTSSQPQLYDLQADPSEKVNLALQHPEKVEELSKLLGQWYPLKERKQGLAPKE; from the coding sequence ATGAAAAAATCGACAATCGTTGCCGGATTTGTCTTACTGTTCGCATTGTGCGTGACCCGCGAGGCGCAAGCGGTAAAGCCACCCAATATCGTGATCATCTTGTCGGATGACCAAGGATGGACCGACTACAGCTTCATGGGGCATGATGCGATCCAAACCCCCAATCTCGACAAGCTCGCCAAACAAAGCGTGACTTTTCGGAATGGGCATGTGCCCACCGCACTCTGCCGGCCTTCGCTTACAACGTTGATCACTGGACTCTACTCCCACCAAACCGGAATCACCGGAAACGATCCTGCTGGCACCCCAGCGAATCTTGCCCATGGGATACGAACAGGCCTCGATGTTCGCGAGATGTTGATCTCCAACATCGACAAGCACCCAACCTTGCCGCGTATGTTGGCGGACCAAGGCTACACCAGCTTTCAAAGTGGCAAGTGGTGGGAGGGTAGTTACCAACGTGGCGGATTCACCCATGGGATGACGCGCGGCTTCCCTGAACCAGGCGGACGCCACGGCGACGATGGTTTGCAAATCGGCCGCGAAGGGATGCAACCCGTCTTTGATTTCCTTGACTCCGCGACGGATTCCGAAGATCCATTCTTCCTTTGGTACGCCCCGATACTACCCCACACACCACACAATCCACCGCAACGCATTCTGGAAAAGTACCAAACCGAAGGACGTCCTCAGCCCATCGCAGCCTACTACGCCATGTGCGATTGGTTCGACGAAACATGCGGGCAGCTTCTCGATCGTTTGGAAGAAAAGGGTATCGCCAACGACACCATCGTGGTCTACGTGACCGACAATGGCTGGATACAAAATCCAAACGGTGGTGGCTTCCTCGCGCGTTCCAAACGAAGTCCATATGAAGGCGGCACTCGCACGCCGATCATGTTCCGCTGGCCAGATAAGTTCTCACCCGTCGATCGACCTGAACTCTGCAGCAGCATCGACATCGTGCCCACACTACTGGCCGCAGCCGGCGCTGACATTCCACAAAACCTACCGGGACTGAACCTGTTGCCGAACCTGAAAGAAGGAACTCCAATCAAACGCAACATGCTCTTCGGTGAAACATTTGCTCACGACATCGCCGACATCGAAAAACCAGAAGCATCCTTGCTTTATCGCTGGGTCATTCGCGACCAAGATAAGCTGCTAATCACCTACGATGGCGCCACCGGAAGGATGAAGTATCCGCCAACAAGCAGCCAGCCGCAGTTGTACGACCTGCAGGCCGACCCTAGCGAGAAAGTCAACCTCGCGTTGCAACATCCGGAAAAGGTCGAAGAGCTAAGTAAACTGCTAGGCCAATGGTACCCACTGAAAGAGCGCAAACAGGGCCTTGCCCCCAAAGAGTAA